TCGTCCACGCATGTAAGCAAGCGGAGCGATCTCGATCAATCCGCGTTCAAGCGCTTTGGCTGTCTGATCGGGTCCCATAACGTCATACAAAGCATCGTACAAGGGTCTAAGGTAAGGATCCACCTTCTCCTGCAGATCACCTGGCAGGAAGCCGAGGTTCTCGCCCGCCTCCACGGCAGGACGCGTCAGCACAATCCTTTTGACAGAGCCTTCCTTCAGCGCTGCAACCGCTAGAACAACAGCAAGATACGTTTTACCTGTACCTGCCGGGCCAATGCCGAACACGATATCACGTTTTTTGATCGTCGTTACATAATGCTTCTGGCCAATCGTCTTTACTCGAATCGGCTTGCCGCGATATGTATTCGTAATCTCACCTTTAAATAGATCAAGAAGCTGATCTGCCCGCATATCCTTAGCAAGTTCAATGGCGTACTGGACATCTCTTTCGGATAAGATGTGGCCATTCCGGATCAACGCAAGCAGCACCTCAAACAGCTGTCCCATGATCTCTACTTCTTGTTCCTTGCCTCTAATTGTTATTTCTGCTTCCCGGGAGTCGACAGTCGCCGGAATCTGCGATTCCATCATCTTAAGAAAAGCGTCCTGTGGTCCAAATAACGACTGCCCTTCTCCCGCGTTCTGAAGCGAGATTCGAATGCTGTAATTATTTACTGACAAATAGCCTCATTCTCCTTGACTTGGACTTGGGTTATGAACGAGCGGAAGCTCTTCCGCTATACTTTCTTCTACTTCGAAAAGCACTTTCATATAAACTTTACCATTCTCTTTCTTCTCATGCAAAATTTTTTCGCTTATCACCTTCGTTCCTTTCCCATTTTTCGCTAAAATATCGTTTTTTGCCGCTGTGATTCCATATTGTTTAGCCTCTTCCTCACTCGGAGTAAGCTCTCTATAATTCGTCTCCCTGTCGGTCTCCGTCATCCAGCCAATCGGCAGCTTGAACGACCTCCACGTAAGCGCCTCAACATCCGTGATCGTCTCGTATTTACTGTACGGGGTTTTATCATACCCCCAATACTGAATCGCCCAGTCGCCAATGACGATATATCTCCGCTCCTTGGATTCACCTGAATAAGTGACCTGCTTCTGAACGAGCGGTACCTCAATGTTATATTCGTGCCATACGAGTCCCTTCACATCACCTTTGGCTACAACCAATTCACTGTTCTCTTCGTCACCCAGAATGCCGGAGATGAGAACAGCCCCTTTTTTAACACGTGTATTCTTCTGTACTACAGGCCGACCCTGCTCAGCATAAATTTCTGTAATTACCGCATCTGCTTTGCTCACAATATGCCTGGGACTTAACAAGGGCTGCTTCTCAGGCTCGTCTGCCTCGACAACTTGTATGGTGAATTTGGTCCCTTCCCGGTCCACTCCGATCCATGCCGCAGCCGGCAGCTGCTTGATCAGATCTCTAGCCAGCTTGTCCTGCGTCGGGAGCCGAAAGGACCACTGAAACGGATACAGCCCCTCTTGTTTGGCTGCAGCCAGAATCTCTTCCTCCGTTATTTTCACATTCCCCTTCACCTCTACATCCCATACAAGCGATGACATCGAGAACAAGATGGCAAAGAACAGAAAGGCCCCCGCAACAAACATCTTTCTTCTAAGTAATCGAGCCAGGAAAAAAGGAAAGCCGATACGCTTCTTCACACGAACACGGCAGCCTGTCCGCCGTAAAAGCGGGCGCAGCTTAAAGAA
This sequence is a window from Paenibacillus urinalis. Protein-coding genes within it:
- the yqfD gene encoding sporulation protein YqfD, encoding MKTPSLANLRGSVHIVLLGGDLEAMINQMAVRGLQVWEIRSIGESSASMNILLRDFFKLRPLLRRTGCRVRVKKRIGFPFFLARLLRRKMFVAGAFLFFAILFSMSSLVWDVEVKGNVKITEEEILAAAKQEGLYPFQWSFRLPTQDKLARDLIKQLPAAAWIGVDREGTKFTIQVVEADEPEKQPLLSPRHIVSKADAVITEIYAEQGRPVVQKNTRVKKGAVLISGILGDEENSELVVAKGDVKGLVWHEYNIEVPLVQKQVTYSGESKERRYIVIGDWAIQYWGYDKTPYSKYETITDVEALTWRSFKLPIGWMTETDRETNYRELTPSEEEAKQYGITAAKNDILAKNGKGTKVISEKILHEKKENGKVYMKVLFEVEESIAEELPLVHNPSPSQGE
- a CDS encoding PhoH family protein yields the protein MSVNNYSIRISLQNAGEGQSLFGPQDAFLKMMESQIPATVDSREAEITIRGKEQEVEIMGQLFEVLLALIRNGHILSERDVQYAIELAKDMRADQLLDLFKGEITNTYRGKPIRVKTIGQKHYVTTIKKRDIVFGIGPAGTGKTYLAVVLAVAALKEGSVKRIVLTRPAVEAGENLGFLPGDLQEKVDPYLRPLYDALYDVMGPDQTAKALERGLIEIAPLAYMRGRTLDDSFIILDEAQNTTPEQMKMFLTRLGFGSKMVITGDVTQIDLPRGKKSGLIDAKAILEGVEEIGFVYFTEQDVVRHTLVQKIITAYDRAAENQE